From the genome of Vicia villosa cultivar HV-30 ecotype Madison, WI linkage group LG2, Vvil1.0, whole genome shotgun sequence, one region includes:
- the LOC131648553 gene encoding receptor like protein 29-like has product MDDSILKLAVIWLAFILFVVFPPENQPSIDPLEQNAVYRLLNSLNPTLPWTTLYPNDLCISPPHFLLCDSQSHIVAITSPPCSPNATLNDPLLFTPFTHLRKLTFSKCFNNSLNPIHSLPSLPPSLQQLILIDNPSILSPLQPFLHNLTSLKKLVLTGNGFHGQLPPQIGLFPNLVELNLSRNNLSGELPATIGRLKKLKILDLSGNDFKGSVPEQVGNLVSLSKLNLSHNEFTGKIPESFIQLKNIKYFDLSFNRFGKFGVPLFLSEFTKMKEVYLSGNKLSGEIPEIWEKLDRLEKIGFSDMDLVGKIPVSMFFYLENLSYLALDNNNLHGRIPDGFWYLAPYVEEINLENNNLSQTMALTCGAEIMLNKLKLAGNVGMRLKISNRGCSSCPKYGCGGVYGSYKRTDEW; this is encoded by the coding sequence ATGGATGATTCAATCCTAAAATTAGCAGTCATTTGGTTAGCCTTCATTCTCTTTGTTGTCTTCCCCCCCGAAAACCAACCTTCCATTGATCCACTTGAACAAAATGCTGTCTACCGTCTTCTCAACTCCCTCAACCCAACCCTTCCTTGGACCACTCTCTACCCTAACGACCTCTGTATCTCACCCCCACACTTCCTCCTCTGCGACTCTCAATCACACATTGTTGCAATCACTTCCCCACCTTGTTCCCCTAACGCCACTCTCAACGATCCTCTCCTCTTCACTCCTTTCACCCACCTCCGCAAACTCACCTTCTCCAAATGCTTCAACAACTCACTCAACCCCATTCACTCCCTTCCATCTCTCCCTCCATCTCTCCAACAACTCATCCTCATCGACAACCCGTCTATCCTCTCGCCTCTTCAGCCTTTCCTCCACAACCTCACCTCTCTGAAGAAACTCGTCTTGACCGGAAACGGTTTCCACGGCCAACTCCCGCCGCAGATAGGTCTCTTTCCTAATCTCGTAGAGCTTAATCTTTCCAGAAACAATCTCTCCGGTGAACTTCCGGCGACTATCGGAAGGCTGAAGAAACTCAAGATTCTTGATCTCAGTGGCAACGACTTTAAAGGAAGTGTCCCCGAACAGGTTGGAAATCTCGTTTCTCTTTCGAAACTTAACTTGAGTCACAACGAGTTTACCGGTAAAATACCAGAGAGTTTTATTCAGTTGAAAAACATCAAGTATTTTGATCTAAGCTTCAACCGTTTTGGTAAATTCGGTGTCCCTTTGTTCTTATCTGAGTTTACCAAAATGAAGGAAGTTTATCTAAGCGGGAATAAACTCTCCGGTGAGATTCCGGAAATATGGGAAAAACTTGATCGTCTTGAGAAAATAGGGTTTTCTGATATGGATTTGGTTGGTAAAATCCCAGtttcaatgtttttttatttGGAAAATCTGTCTTATCTTGCCCTTGATAACAACAACCTTCACGGTCGTATTCCTGATGGATTTTGGTATCTTGCGCCATATGTGGAGGAGATCAACTTGGAGAATAACAATTTGAGTCAGACAATGGCACTCACCTGTGGAGCAGAAATTATGCTGAACAAGTTGAAGTTGGCAGGGAATGTTGGGATGCGTTTGAAAATCAGCAATCGTGGGTGTTCTTCTTGTCCTAAATATGGATGTGGAGGTGTCTACGGTAGCTACAAAAGAACTGATGAATGGTGA